A single genomic interval of Bradyrhizobium sp. sBnM-33 harbors:
- a CDS encoding saccharopine dehydrogenase family protein has protein sequence MAKILVLGGAGAMASGTVRDLVAPYSSRAIDLITVADFAAERANKLVAELADPRLRGVELNVDDSGKLAALLKEHDLCINAVPTFAGHQMAIFEACLRARRTYVDYGGMGVFTVQQKKQHDAWKAAGVTAVLGLGADPGVSNMICKAVAERLDTIDRINLYWAATLVGEENPILVPPYSVSTILGEYANPSMQFLDGSLKEVAPQSGKEILLLPEPWGRTEFMYTQHSEPLTVPFAEGIREKGIREFTWKLHLPHREHEAWTGLIKAGFGAFDQPIKVGNAKITPAEFLEAVIARNIATNRHRIPAQQSHEIHLAIGHGTSGGKKTTLNFAVIGHPHPSFDGFVDAGTSMGLSIGVQLLLSKERKAGVWGPEEYYDVPSFWPSCSGATSRSTKTSTSNLPRSGRLHCSSRAFLQLSSHGAGLPIQTPLGNRDNRKASRSSGAMPSRIKPEMT, from the coding sequence GCCGAGCGCGCCAACAAGCTTGTTGCCGAACTTGCGGATCCACGGCTCAGGGGCGTCGAGCTCAATGTCGATGATTCCGGGAAGCTGGCAGCGTTGCTGAAGGAACACGACCTCTGCATCAACGCAGTTCCCACCTTCGCAGGTCATCAGATGGCGATCTTCGAAGCGTGTCTGCGAGCCCGGCGCACTTACGTCGACTACGGTGGAATGGGTGTCTTCACCGTCCAACAGAAGAAGCAACATGACGCGTGGAAGGCGGCCGGCGTCACCGCCGTGTTGGGACTCGGAGCCGATCCGGGTGTCTCCAATATGATCTGCAAGGCAGTGGCTGAGCGGCTGGATACGATTGATCGCATCAATCTCTATTGGGCCGCTACCTTAGTCGGAGAGGAAAATCCGATTCTTGTGCCGCCCTACAGTGTCTCCACCATTCTCGGCGAATATGCCAATCCCTCGATGCAATTCCTCGACGGCTCGTTGAAGGAAGTCGCTCCGCAATCCGGAAAGGAAATACTTCTCCTGCCCGAACCGTGGGGCCGCACCGAATTCATGTATACCCAACACTCTGAACCACTCACCGTACCCTTCGCGGAAGGTATTCGGGAGAAGGGCATTCGCGAATTCACCTGGAAGCTGCATTTGCCGCACCGGGAGCACGAAGCCTGGACAGGATTGATCAAGGCCGGGTTCGGAGCCTTTGATCAACCGATCAAGGTCGGAAACGCCAAGATCACGCCGGCCGAGTTCCTCGAAGCCGTGATCGCGCGCAATATTGCCACCAATCGTCATCGCATTCCTGCACAGCAGAGCCACGAAATTCATCTCGCGATCGGTCACGGCACCAGCGGAGGGAAAAAGACCACGCTGAATTTCGCTGTGATCGGCCACCCGCATCCTTCGTTCGATGGTTTTGTCGATGCCGGCACGTCGATGGGCCTTTCGATCGGCGTACAACTGCTGCTGTCGAAAGAGCGCAAAGCCGGCGTCTGGGGACCGGAAGAGTACTATGACGTTCCCTCCTTTTGGCCGAGTTGCAGCGGCGCCACTTCGAGGTCCACGAAAACATCGACGTCGAACCTGCCGCGTAGCGGCAGGCTCCATTGTTCCTCAAGGGCATTCCTCCAACTCAGCTCACATGGCGCCGGATTGCCTATCCAGACGCCCCTCGGAAACCGGGACAATCGGAAGGCATCGAGATCGAGCGGCGCGATGCCATCGAGAATCAAACCCGAAATGACCTGA
- a CDS encoding SRPBCC family protein, which translates to MIYSTATVPVNPKGATPLTRAQLWNGLVLKARDARLFLPPNLCTRCEVVEESATHIVREATIAGDDLREIIAFEPEKKVTFFQATGPREGAIINELFEDDAGALQLKFYCYTGLRGKTPFGPEEQAEQAQFDSDTGYKAALLSTLKRTRELVAEGKL; encoded by the coding sequence ATGATCTATTCGACCGCCACCGTCCCGGTGAATCCGAAAGGCGCGACACCGCTAACCCGCGCGCAGCTGTGGAACGGCCTGGTTCTCAAAGCCCGCGACGCCCGGCTGTTTCTTCCGCCCAACCTCTGCACCCGTTGCGAGGTCGTGGAAGAGAGCGCGACGCACATCGTACGTGAAGCCACGATCGCAGGTGACGATCTGCGCGAGATCATCGCCTTCGAGCCGGAGAAAAAGGTCACCTTCTTCCAGGCCACCGGTCCGCGCGAAGGTGCCATCATCAACGAGCTTTTCGAGGACGATGCCGGCGCGTTGCAGTTGAAGTTCTATTGCTACACCGGCTTGCGCGGCAAGACGCCTTTCGGCCCAGAAGAACAGGCCGAGCAGGCGCAGTTCGACAGCGACACGGGTTACAAAGCCGCTCTGCTGTCCACGTTGAAGCGGACCCGCGAACTGGTCGCTGAGGGCAAGCTCTGA
- a CDS encoding SDR family oxidoreductase, whose product MTILVTGATGNVGRQVVEQLVKRGADVHALVRDPAKAIFPAGVTVVKGDLLDVDSLRSAFSGVSTLFLLNAVVPEEFTQALTALNLAREAGIERIVYLSVIHSDLYVNVPHFAGKFGVERMIEQMGFKATILRPAYFMNNELTIKDLVTGYGIYPMPIGSKGLAMIDARDIGEIAAIELIRREHSAVPLPLERFNLVGPDTLTGANAAAIWSEVLGRTITYPGDDTAGFENNLRQFMPSWMAFDMRVMSERFLTEGMVPEAGDVERLTKLLGRPLRSYRDFVSEIAASA is encoded by the coding sequence ATGACCATCCTCGTTACCGGCGCAACCGGCAATGTCGGCCGCCAAGTCGTCGAACAACTCGTCAAGCGCGGCGCCGATGTCCACGCGCTCGTCCGCGATCCCGCAAAGGCCATCTTCCCGGCGGGCGTCACTGTAGTGAAGGGCGATCTGCTGGACGTCGACTCGCTGCGGAGCGCGTTCTCAGGGGTCTCGACCCTGTTCCTACTCAATGCCGTGGTGCCGGAAGAATTCACCCAGGCCCTGACCGCGCTCAACCTTGCCCGCGAAGCCGGTATTGAGCGGATTGTCTACCTCTCGGTGATCCACAGCGACCTCTACGTCAACGTGCCGCACTTCGCGGGCAAATTCGGCGTCGAGCGCATGATCGAGCAGATGGGCTTCAAGGCTACCATCCTGCGCCCCGCGTACTTCATGAACAACGAACTCACGATCAAGGACTTGGTGACCGGATACGGCATCTACCCGATGCCGATCGGCAGCAAGGGACTCGCGATGATCGACGCCCGCGACATCGGCGAGATCGCGGCCATCGAACTCATCCGCCGTGAGCACTCCGCCGTGCCGCTTCCGCTCGAACGCTTCAATCTCGTTGGTCCCGACACGCTGACGGGCGCCAATGCCGCTGCCATCTGGTCGGAGGTGCTGGGCCGTACGATTACCTATCCCGGCGACGACACTGCCGGCTTCGAGAACAACCTCAGGCAGTTCATGCCGAGCTGGATGGCCTTCGACATGCGGGTGATGAGCGAGCGATTCCTCACCGAGGGAATGGTTCCCGAGGCCGGCGACGTCGAGCGTCTGACTAAGCTGTTGGGCCGTCCCCTGCGGTCCTATCGCGACTTCGTTTCCGAAATCGCAGCCTCTGCCTGA
- a CDS encoding LysR family transcriptional regulator, protein MDLLALADFNLVARHGGFGRAGRAAGRPKATLSRRVSELESNLDLRLFERGTRALKLTEEGRALYERTGALLAELDETAAAIASGGEKPRGRLRISAPLLFSQTAMGKLAAAFALKYPEVRLEVTTEDRAVDMIEEGYDLVIRVNPDPDDSLVGRIFLRDRLVVVASPALARPKPNVAVPAVMRGTGDLSSAWEVVAPRGKSRITIDPVLRLTSIVMIRDAVRAGVGAARLPVSLVSHDLTAGKLVSWGDVDGPEIAIWTLYPSRRLLSARVSAFLDFLRQSFPSGTPEELAGFID, encoded by the coding sequence ATGGATTTGCTCGCTCTCGCCGATTTCAACCTGGTCGCCCGTCACGGAGGGTTTGGACGGGCCGGCCGGGCTGCTGGACGACCGAAGGCGACGCTCTCCCGCCGGGTTTCCGAACTGGAAAGCAACCTCGACTTGCGCCTATTCGAGCGAGGAACACGCGCTCTGAAACTTACCGAGGAAGGCCGGGCGCTTTATGAGCGGACAGGTGCATTGCTCGCCGAGCTCGACGAGACGGCGGCGGCGATCGCATCAGGCGGGGAGAAGCCGCGAGGCAGGTTGCGGATCAGCGCGCCCCTGCTGTTCTCGCAAACCGCGATGGGCAAGCTGGCCGCGGCGTTCGCGCTCAAATATCCGGAAGTCCGGCTCGAGGTCACGACGGAAGACCGCGCCGTCGATATGATCGAGGAAGGTTATGACTTGGTTATAAGGGTCAATCCGGATCCGGATGACAGCCTCGTCGGGCGGATATTCCTGCGCGACCGGCTTGTGGTCGTGGCGAGCCCTGCCCTGGCCCGTCCAAAGCCCAATGTCGCCGTTCCGGCCGTGATGCGCGGGACCGGCGATCTGAGCTCCGCCTGGGAAGTGGTGGCGCCACGCGGAAAGTCCCGGATAACAATCGATCCGGTGCTTCGCCTCACATCCATCGTCATGATCCGCGATGCCGTCCGCGCAGGCGTAGGCGCTGCGCGCCTCCCAGTGTCGCTGGTGAGTCACGACCTGACCGCCGGCAAGCTTGTCAGCTGGGGTGATGTCGATGGACCAGAAATCGCCATCTGGACTCTATACCCGTCGCGCCGACTGTTAAGCGCTCGCGTATCCGCGTTCCTGGATTTTCTCAGGCAATCCTTCCCCTCGGGGACGCCCGAGGAACTTGCCGGCTTCATCGATTAG
- a CDS encoding SRPBCC family protein — protein sequence MTQEIWLPGPIADVFDFVAGEDVLPKILTGYGLVPAVAFTSDVSGPWDQVGSHRIVHLADGSTAEESVTHYDHASYFAYRVSNPSFSLKHLMVDARGQFWFMEEKGGTRVKWTYSFAAKNRLARIPLALFVKTQWSGYMRTCLHNVVGNFAGK from the coding sequence GTGACGCAAGAAATCTGGTTGCCAGGCCCCATCGCAGACGTATTCGATTTCGTTGCAGGCGAAGACGTCCTGCCCAAGATCCTCACCGGCTATGGCCTTGTGCCCGCTGTAGCATTCACGTCCGACGTTTCCGGCCCATGGGACCAGGTAGGCTCGCACCGCATTGTGCACCTGGCGGACGGAAGCACCGCCGAAGAGAGTGTGACGCATTACGACCACGCATCCTATTTTGCCTATCGCGTGAGCAATCCGAGCTTTTCCTTGAAGCATCTCATGGTCGATGCGCGCGGGCAGTTCTGGTTCATGGAGGAAAAGGGAGGAACGAGAGTCAAATGGACGTACTCCTTCGCGGCCAAGAATCGTTTGGCCAGAATTCCGTTGGCGCTCTTCGTGAAGACGCAGTGGAGTGGCTATATGAGGACCTGCTTGCATAACGTCGTCGGAAACTTCGCCGGCAAGTGA
- a CDS encoding LysR family transcriptional regulator, whose product MGANLGDLNAFLAVAQCRGFRDASRTVGVSPTTLSEAVRRLETKLGVRLLHRTTRSVAPTEAGLRLMERLTPALREVDAALDVVNGFRDKPAGTLRLNVPVSAARLVLPAILPPFVALYPDIQLEIIAEDSFVDVLAAGCDAGIRYDERLEQDMIAVPIGPRIQRLAVAASPAYLARRGEPVHPRDLLQHACLRGRFGNGTLMSPWEFGQGAEVVRIEPQGPLTVSIGGAMDLAVDMAVAGVGIIALFEEWLDPHLKSGRLLPVLSDWWPSFPGPFLYYSGRRLVPLPLRAFLDFIKTKSSNQEAH is encoded by the coding sequence ATGGGCGCGAATTTGGGCGACTTAAATGCATTTCTGGCTGTCGCGCAGTGTCGGGGCTTCCGAGATGCATCCCGCACCGTAGGAGTCAGTCCGACCACGCTCAGCGAGGCGGTGCGCCGGCTTGAGACGAAACTGGGTGTGCGGTTGCTCCATCGCACGACGCGGAGTGTGGCGCCGACTGAGGCTGGACTGCGATTAATGGAGCGGCTCACGCCAGCGCTCCGAGAGGTCGATGCGGCGCTCGATGTCGTCAACGGTTTCCGGGATAAGCCGGCCGGCACGCTGCGGCTTAACGTGCCGGTCAGCGCAGCTCGTCTGGTGCTGCCCGCGATCCTACCTCCTTTTGTCGCTCTCTATCCCGATATACAGCTCGAAATCATCGCCGAAGACAGCTTCGTGGACGTGCTCGCGGCAGGATGCGACGCTGGCATCCGCTACGATGAGCGGCTTGAGCAGGACATGATCGCGGTGCCGATCGGGCCGCGCATCCAGCGTCTGGCGGTCGCCGCTTCCCCCGCCTACTTGGCTCGGCGCGGCGAACCAGTCCACCCCCGTGACCTCCTCCAGCATGCCTGCCTACGCGGGCGCTTCGGCAATGGCACCCTCATGAGCCCATGGGAATTCGGACAGGGAGCGGAGGTCGTCCGCATCGAACCGCAAGGCCCGTTGACCGTAAGCATCGGTGGCGCGATGGACCTTGCCGTCGATATGGCCGTTGCCGGTGTCGGAATCATCGCGCTGTTTGAAGAATGGCTCGACCCGCACCTCAAAAGCGGACGCCTCCTTCCAGTTTTGTCGGATTGGTGGCCATCGTTTCCTGGGCCGTTTCTATATTATTCCGGCCGCCGCCTGGTACCACTGCCACTGCGCGCATTCTTGGATTTCATCAAAACAAAATCGTCTAATCAAGAGGCGCATTAA
- a CDS encoding fumarylacetoacetate hydrolase family protein: MPGQLGPAKSKDFDTGNCMGPCLVTYDELRDPYDLTMIARVNGEEWGIGSSSTMMWKFEDLIQHISASETLYPGEFLGSGTVGSGCGLETSRFLTAGDVVELEVEGIGILRNRIIRRNM; encoded by the coding sequence ATGCCTGGCCAGCTTGGACCCGCGAAGTCGAAGGATTTCGACACCGGCAATTGCATGGGTCCGTGCCTCGTGACGTATGACGAACTCCGCGATCCATACGACCTGACGATGATCGCCAGGGTCAACGGAGAAGAATGGGGGATAGGAAGCTCGTCGACGATGATGTGGAAGTTCGAGGATCTCATTCAGCATATTTCCGCTTCGGAGACCCTATATCCCGGAGAGTTCCTCGGCTCAGGCACAGTCGGTTCGGGGTGCGGACTTGAAACGTCTCGCTTTCTCACTGCAGGCGATGTCGTTGAGCTTGAGGTGGAAGGCATCGGTATTCTGCGAAATCGCATCATTCGGCGGAATATGTAA
- a CDS encoding GMC oxidoreductase, translated as MPLPNLIPAGGPVQVQNTTFAVDALGRYVCNTWDEATANGGAPFDAIVVGAGMYGAYCAAKIFRRHPGKRVLLLDAGRFLVSEHVQNLARIGLNVPSPIPPSSDPGVARELVWGIPWRGNVEFPGLAYCTGGKSIYWGGWCPRLTSADLQGWPSAATLYLNANYLNVESEIGVVPGADFIFGDLLNVVRNEIGSAVGLVPNIETTIGNNGVEVAPLAVEGSPPSSGLFSFDKYSSLPLLVEAIRDAVAFSGANDANRQLFLVPVAHVVKLHAAGGVVHMIEVDVDGQRKFLPVGSQSAVILAASGIESTRLALLSFPTSLMGRNLMAHVRSDFTVRVRRSALPPVPAHVQTAALLVRGVTASGRFHIQVTASTHAAGSDELLFRMIPDLDILSAQLANQDPNWITITFRGIGEMRGDKTTAIPNATTSWMNLSPYESDEYGVPRAYVQLTLSVGDLQVWQAMDQTAITLAQKIAKAPSNIEYLYDGGWQTQPFPLNRPFPEWHRGLGTTYHESGTLWMGDAPASSVTNSFGRFHHISNAYACDQSLFPTVGSVNPVLTGLTLARRIAEHVAI; from the coding sequence ATGCCGCTCCCTAATCTCATCCCTGCCGGTGGGCCGGTTCAAGTCCAGAATACGACGTTTGCTGTCGATGCGCTCGGCCGCTACGTCTGCAATACGTGGGACGAAGCGACCGCGAACGGCGGCGCACCGTTTGACGCGATCGTCGTCGGTGCCGGAATGTACGGGGCGTATTGCGCGGCGAAGATATTCCGTCGGCACCCGGGCAAGCGCGTACTGCTGCTCGACGCGGGACGCTTTCTCGTGTCGGAGCATGTGCAGAATCTCGCTCGGATCGGGCTCAATGTGCCATCGCCGATTCCTCCGTCGAGCGATCCCGGCGTGGCGCGAGAGCTCGTTTGGGGCATTCCTTGGCGCGGCAACGTGGAGTTTCCCGGGCTCGCCTACTGCACCGGCGGCAAGTCGATCTACTGGGGTGGGTGGTGTCCGCGGCTCACCAGCGCCGACCTGCAGGGCTGGCCATCTGCAGCAACGCTGTATCTCAACGCGAACTATCTCAATGTGGAGAGCGAGATCGGCGTCGTCCCGGGAGCTGATTTCATTTTCGGCGACCTGCTCAATGTGGTGCGCAACGAAATCGGTAGCGCGGTTGGACTTGTGCCGAACATCGAAACGACCATCGGAAATAACGGTGTCGAGGTGGCCCCGTTGGCGGTCGAAGGCAGTCCGCCGAGCTCGGGCCTGTTCAGCTTCGACAAGTACAGCAGCCTGCCGCTCTTGGTCGAAGCTATTCGCGACGCCGTCGCATTCTCAGGCGCGAACGACGCGAACCGCCAGCTTTTCCTCGTGCCGGTGGCGCATGTCGTCAAGCTGCACGCCGCCGGCGGCGTGGTGCACATGATCGAGGTGGATGTCGACGGCCAACGCAAGTTTCTGCCCGTCGGCTCGCAGAGCGCCGTGATTCTAGCCGCGAGCGGCATAGAGAGCACGCGGCTCGCGCTGCTTTCCTTTCCGACTTCCTTAATGGGGCGCAATCTGATGGCGCACGTGCGCAGCGACTTCACAGTGCGGGTGCGCAGGTCAGCATTACCTCCTGTGCCGGCTCACGTGCAGACCGCGGCGCTCCTCGTTCGCGGCGTGACAGCCTCCGGCCGCTTCCACATTCAAGTCACGGCCTCCACACACGCGGCCGGCTCCGACGAGCTCCTGTTTCGAATGATTCCCGACCTGGATATCCTCTCGGCGCAACTCGCCAACCAGGATCCGAACTGGATTACGATCACGTTTCGCGGCATCGGTGAGATGCGCGGCGACAAAACGACCGCCATTCCCAACGCTACGACGAGCTGGATGAACCTGAGTCCTTATGAGTCCGATGAATACGGCGTGCCGAGAGCGTATGTCCAGCTCACGCTCAGCGTGGGCGATTTACAGGTATGGCAGGCGATGGACCAGACTGCAATCACACTCGCTCAGAAGATCGCTAAAGCGCCCAGCAATATTGAGTACCTCTACGACGGCGGCTGGCAGACGCAACCCTTTCCGCTCAATCGGCCATTTCCGGAATGGCATCGCGGGCTAGGCACGACCTATCACGAATCCGGGACGCTCTGGATGGGCGATGCGCCGGCGAGCTCGGTGACCAATAGCTTCGGACGGTTCCATCACATTAGCAACGCATACGCTTGCGATCAGTCTTTGTTCCCGACGGTCGGCTCGGTCAACCCAGTGCTGACCGGGTTAACACTTGCGAGGCGGATCGCCGAGCATGTCGCGATATGA
- a CDS encoding Bug family tripartite tricarboxylate transporter substrate binding protein, whose product MWPRTLPFLTRESWRRGRHNRRQRSRPGRCGWLHAANNGPISIAPLLQKGVDFDPLKSFAPVSLVSKAPLVLVASEKVPVNDAASLIAYAKAQSKPMLYATAGPGSLGHLSTERFLNQAGLQMVHVPYRGQAPTTLAIFAGEVDVLLTTPSDTLNEHIRSGKVKLLGVSSPEPSAVAPGATPIGNFLKGYSVETWFGILAPAGTPAKIINRLNAAIGMTLASPQLRDRFMTFGVEAGASTPTELTAIIEAEIPLLRKVIEERQVRSE is encoded by the coding sequence GTGTGGCCCAGGACCTTGCCGTTTCTCACGCGTGAATCGTGGCGGCGCGGCAGGCACAACCGGCGCCAACGAAGCCGCCCGGGCCGATGCGGATGGCTACACGCTGCGAACAACGGGCCAATCTCGATCGCCCCACTGCTGCAGAAGGGCGTCGACTTCGATCCGCTGAAGAGCTTTGCACCGGTCTCGCTTGTCTCCAAGGCACCGCTGGTTCTCGTTGCGAGTGAAAAGGTGCCAGTGAACGACGCAGCCAGCCTGATCGCCTACGCCAAGGCGCAGAGTAAGCCAATGCTGTATGCGACCGCTGGACCTGGCTCGCTTGGACATCTGAGCACCGAGCGCTTTCTCAATCAGGCCGGGCTACAGATGGTCCATGTCCCATACCGCGGCCAGGCACCGACGACGCTGGCGATCTTCGCCGGCGAGGTTGACGTCTTGCTGACGACCCCTTCCGACACACTGAACGAGCATATTCGTTCCGGCAAAGTGAAGCTGCTCGGCGTCTCGTCGCCTGAGCCCTCCGCCGTGGCGCCGGGTGCCACGCCCATCGGAAACTTCTTGAAAGGATACTCCGTCGAAACCTGGTTCGGGATTCTCGCGCCGGCCGGCACGCCGGCTAAAATCATCAATAGGCTCAACGCCGCAATCGGTATGACGCTGGCCAGTCCGCAGTTGCGCGATCGCTTCATGACCTTTGGCGTAGAGGCTGGGGCTAGTACTCCCACTGAACTTACCGCAATCATTGAGGCCGAAATTCCCTTGTTGCGCAAAGTAATTGAAGAGCGCCAGGTCAGGTCCGAGTAA